The genomic interval TGGAGCTGGAGGCGGCCGGGCCCCGCCTGCCGGACCTGGAGGCGCGCGACACCACCACCGTCGTCGAGACGCTCACCGCGGCCCTCGCCCACGCCAGGACCGTCCAGGACGTCATCGACTTCTTCAAGGACTCCCAGGCCATCCAGCACATCGGCTGCGACCTGCTCGTCCTCGGCCTCGTCGAGTCCGGCCGGATCCACCTGGTCGCGGAGGGCCCCGAGGAGCACTACATCCCCGGCACCCGCTACACCCGCATCGACGACGCCTTCCCCATGAGCGAGGTCGTCCGCACCATGGCGCCGCGCTTCATCGAGTCGCGCGAGGACTTCGCCACCTCCTACCCCTGGCTGTGGGAGAACATCGAGGACATCGGCATCTCCTGCGCCGCCTACCTCCCCCTCATCGCCCAGGCCCGCCCCATCGGCGCCCTCGGCCTGCTCTACCGCAGCACCCGCGGCTTCACCCAGCAGGAGCGCAACCTCTTCATCGCCCTCTCCAGCAGCCTCGCCCAGGCCATCGCCCGCGCGATGCTCTTCGACCAGGAGCACGACCTCGCCGAGGGGCTCCAGCAGGCCATGCTCCCGCGCCGGATCCCCGACGTCCCCGGCGCGCAGATCGCCGTCCGCTACCGCGCCGCCCGGATGGGCCGGGACATCGGCGGCGACTGGTACGACGTGATCCCGCTGCCCGGCGGCCGGGTCGGCGCCGTCATCGGCGACGTCCAGGGGCACGACACCCACGCCGCCGCCGTCATGGGCCAACTGCGCATCGTCCTGCGGGCCTACGCCAGCGAGGGCCACGCCCCGGCCACCATCATGGCGCGCGCCTCCTCCTTCCTCCACGAGCTCGACACCGACCGCTTCGCCACCTGCTCCTACGCCGAGGCCGACCTCTCCACCGGCGTCGTCCAGCTCGTCCGCGCGGGCCACATCGACCCGCTGCTGCGGCACGCCGACGGCACCGCCCGCCGGCTGCCCGTCGCCGGCGGCCTGCCGCTCGGCCTCTCCGCCGAGTTCGGCCGCCTCGACTACCCCGTGACCACGGTGGAGCTGGACCCCGGCGAGACCCTGCTGATGTTCACCGACGGCCTCGTCGAACAGCCCGGCTCCGACCTCGACGAAGGCATGCAGTACCTCACGAGCCTCGTCGGCGAGGGCCCCTACGACCTGCACGAGCTCGCCGACCGGCTGTGCGACGTGATCGAGGAGCGGGTCGGCGAGGACGACATGGCCGTCCTGCTGCTGCGCCGGCACGGCTCCACCGCCCGGCACGGTGGCCGCCTCCAGCAGCACATCGCGCCCGCCGACCCCGAGGCCCTCTCCGCCGGCCGGCACATGATCCGGGCGGCGGTTCGGGCCTGGGGCGCCCGGGAGCGCTCGGACGAGATCGAGCTCGTCGCCGACGAGCTGGTCACCAACGCCCTCCTGCACACCGACGGCGCGGCCGTGGTGACGATCCGTATGCTCACCGGCCCCGAACGCCGGCTGCGCGTCGAGGTGGAGGACCGCTCCAGCGCCCTGCCGCGCCGCCGCGAACCCGGCGAGTCCGGGGTCTCCGGGCGCGGCCTGCTGCTGGTGGACCGGCTCGCCGACGTCTGGGGGGTCGAGTCGCGGGGCACCGGCAAGTCGGTGTGGTGCGAGTTCGTCGTGCCGGGGCGGCACGAGCTCGCCGAGCCCGACCCCGCTTCCGCGCGGGAACCGCGCCGTGAGCCGCGCCTGGCGGGAGAGCCTGGACCCCAATGACCCCACGGATAACGTGGGACACTACAAGCAACATTGCATATTCCGTCACTTGCCGGTGCACTGTCGTCTTTACGCCTTTTTCCACCCCCCTCGACGTAACGAAGGCCGAAGACCCATGTGGCAGAAGAGACCCACCCCGATCCGCCGCGCCGTGCTGTCCCTGGCGGTCGCGACCCTGGTGGCACCGATACTGACGCTGACTCAGGTGGCGCCCGCTCAGGCGTTCGGCACCATAGGGAAGTTCGGCCAGCAGACCGAACATGAGCGCATCACCCGCGCCGCCCTCGCCTGCCGGCCGGGCACCCCCTCCGACGGCACCTGCTTCGAACCCCGCTCCCTGGGCCAGATCGCCGGCCGCTCGGGCACCTTCGGCGCCGTCGGCGCGCCCGACACCGACGAGGTCTTCACCCCCGCCGCCCACTGCGACGACGCCGACCACCTCACCTCGCCCGGCTATCCGCGCACCCGCGCCGAGGCCACCCGCGCGCTCCAGGGCTGTGTCGGTCAGCTCCAGAACCGCTTCGCCCAGGGCGTCACCGCCGCCGCCGGAACCCTTAACGCCGACGGCACCGTCGCGCCCGGCGAGAGCGACCTCGGCAAGGACTGCACCTTCTCCCTCGGGGTGCCCGGCCGCGACAAGTGCGAGGCCATTGAGGGCCTCGGCCGCGCCCTGCACGGCGTCCAGGACTTCTACTCCCACAGCAATTGGACCGACCGGGCCGCATCCGGCAGCGTGGGCAGGACCAACCCGCCCGGCCTCGACCTCCCCGCGCCCTCCCCGCTGCTCACGCTCACCGGCGGCCGGCCGCTCCTCGCCTCCTCCGTCCCCGACGGACTCACCACCGGCTGCTTCTCGCTCGTCCCCCTCGGCTGCGGCAAGCGCGTCCAGCACGGTGACCTCAACAAGGACACCGGGACCATCGACCCGGCCACCGGCGCCACCAGCGGACCCACCACCCCGCGCGGCAGGACCGGCGGCAACTTCGACCGCGCCGTCCAGGGCGCCGTCGCCGACACCCGCCGCCAGTGGGCCGACTTCCGCACCGCGCTCACCGGGACCTACGGCAAGGAGCGCGGCGAGCGCATCGCCTGCGTCCTGACCCACGACACTCCCGTACGCGACTGCGCGCCCCGCGGCTGACCGCCCGTACGGGGGAGCCGGTGCGCACCGATGTGAAGAGGCCAAGGTCACAGCGGCTGCCACTGCTGCCGGGCGCACCGGCTCCCCTAGCCTTCCCCCATGACGGTCCTGCCTGACGAAGGCTTCTCCCTGGCCGCCGAGTTCCCGGACGCGTCCCGTGGGCAATGGCAGCGCCTGGTGGAAGGCGTGCTACGCAAAGCGGGCACAACGGATGCATCCGGCCCGGCGGCCGAGGCCGCGCTGGCCACCCGGCTCCAGGACGGGCTGGCGACCAGCCCCCTCTACACCGCCGAGGACGCCGACACCGCGTCCGGGCGTCCCGGATACCCCGGCTTCCCGCCGTTCGTCCGCGGCGGACGACCGGAGGGGACCGCGGTCACGGGCTGGGACATCCGCCAGCGCCACGCCCACCCCGACCCCCGGCGGGCCAACGAGGCCGTCCTCGCCGACCTGGAGAACGGGGTCACCTCCCTCTGGCTGACCGTCGGTGACCAGGGGCTGCCCGTGGACGGCCTCGCCACCGCGCTCGACGGCGTCTACCTCGACCTGGCCCCCGTCGTCCTCGACGCCGGCGCCGGCTTCGAGCCCGCCGCCCACGCGCTCCTCGGCCTGTACGAGGAGCGCCGCGTACCCCGCGGCGACGCCGCGGGCAACCTCGGCGCAGACCCGCTCGCCGTCCTCGCCCGCACCG from Streptomyces albireticuli carries:
- a CDS encoding SpoIIE family protein phosphatase, which encodes MVDRGATPAAVPAGSVPDDWPARPERCAALNRVGTFDWDLVSGRLHLDGTALEVLNVPPGRFEGRITDLTGRLPRADASGLDALVSRALKDGSETYGAYYRVRADDDSLRWTYTQGRIQRDDQGRPCRIVGIVRDATVELEAAGPRLPDLEARDTTTVVETLTAALAHARTVQDVIDFFKDSQAIQHIGCDLLVLGLVESGRIHLVAEGPEEHYIPGTRYTRIDDAFPMSEVVRTMAPRFIESREDFATSYPWLWENIEDIGISCAAYLPLIAQARPIGALGLLYRSTRGFTQQERNLFIALSSSLAQAIARAMLFDQEHDLAEGLQQAMLPRRIPDVPGAQIAVRYRAARMGRDIGGDWYDVIPLPGGRVGAVIGDVQGHDTHAAAVMGQLRIVLRAYASEGHAPATIMARASSFLHELDTDRFATCSYAEADLSTGVVQLVRAGHIDPLLRHADGTARRLPVAGGLPLGLSAEFGRLDYPVTTVELDPGETLLMFTDGLVEQPGSDLDEGMQYLTSLVGEGPYDLHELADRLCDVIEERVGEDDMAVLLLRRHGSTARHGGRLQQHIAPADPEALSAGRHMIRAAVRAWGARERSDEIELVADELVTNALLHTDGAAVVTIRMLTGPERRLRVEVEDRSSALPRRREPGESGVSGRGLLLVDRLADVWGVESRGTGKSVWCEFVVPGRHELAEPDPASAREPRREPRLAGEPGPQ
- a CDS encoding CinY protein: MWQKRPTPIRRAVLSLAVATLVAPILTLTQVAPAQAFGTIGKFGQQTEHERITRAALACRPGTPSDGTCFEPRSLGQIAGRSGTFGAVGAPDTDEVFTPAAHCDDADHLTSPGYPRTRAEATRALQGCVGQLQNRFAQGVTAAAGTLNADGTVAPGESDLGKDCTFSLGVPGRDKCEAIEGLGRALHGVQDFYSHSNWTDRAASGSVGRTNPPGLDLPAPSPLLTLTGGRPLLASSVPDGLTTGCFSLVPLGCGKRVQHGDLNKDTGTIDPATGATSGPTTPRGRTGGNFDRAVQGAVADTRRQWADFRTALTGTYGKERGERIACVLTHDTPVRDCAPRG